GACACAGATCAGCCATGGTGACACGGCGACCGAGATCGGCGAGATCCTCGGCCGCTACAGCGCAGGAATCGCGATCCGGCAGGTCGACTGGGGAGTCGGAAACAGCTATCAGCGAGCCGTGGCGGAAGCCAGCCGCGTTCCCGTGCTGAACATGCAGTGTGAGATGTATCACCCTCACCAGATCCTCGCCGATGTGATGACCATCATCGAGAAGAAGGGCGATCCGCGCGGACGCACGCTCAACGTCAGTTATGCGTATGCTTCGAGCTATCAGAAGCCGCTCAGCGTGCCGCAGAGTCTCATTTTGCTCGCGACCAGGTTCGGCATGAACGTGCGCCTGACCCGCCCGCCCGAGTTCAAGCTGATGCCCGAGATCGTCGCCCAGGCCGAAGAGAACGCTCGACGGTCCAAGGGGTCGTTCGAGATTCTCGAAGATTTCGAGGACGGCTTCCGAGATGCCGATGTCGTATACGCGAAGAGCTGGGGAGCGATGCTCACCACCACGGACGACGAGGAGTCGGCGGCGATCGGGTCCAAGTACACGGACTGGATCACCGACGAGCGTCGAATGGCTCTCGCGAAGGAGGACGCGATCTACATGCATCCGCTCCCGGCCGATCGCAACGTCGAGGTGACCGACGGGGTTCTCGACGGGCCGCACAGCGTCGTGTTCGATCAGGCGGAGAACCGGCTCCACGCACAGAAAGCAGTGATGGCGCTGACGATGTAGCACCGGGTGCCAACCAGCCGGTGCGAGATACCGAGAAGGAGAGATTCGTTGAGCAACACCAGACGTTCGCTCGTTGTGGTGGCCATTGGGGGCAACTCGCTGATCAGGGACGCCGAGCACCGTTCGGTGGAAGATCAGTACATTGCGGCCGGAGAGACAGATCAGCACATCGCCGAGTTGATTCGCACGGGCTGGGATGTCGCGATCACTCACGGGAACGGACCTCAGGTGGGTTTCATCCTGAGACGTTCCGAACTCGCAAAGCACGAATTGCACGAGGTTCCGCTTGACGCCTGCGGCGCCGATACGCAGGGCGCGATCGGCTACGCGCTCCAACAGAACCTGTACAACGACTTCCTCCAGCTCGGTATCGACAAGACCGTGGCAACGATCGTGACCCAGGTCGAGGTGGACGCCGCCGATCCGGCGTTCGAAAACCCGGCAAAGCCGATCGGTACGTTCATGGATGCCGAGGCAGCCGCCCGCCGGCGTGAGGTCGACGGCTGGGAGGTCGTGGAGGACGCAGGCCGGGGCTGGCGCAGGGTCGTGGCATCACCCATGCCGAAGAGGATTGTCGAGATCGAGGCCATTCGGTACTTGCTCGGAGCAGGAGTCGTGGTCATCTGTGTCGGGGGAGGAGGCATTCCTGTCGTTGCCGACGAGACCGGTGCCCTCAGGGGTGTCCCGGCGGTGATCGACAAGGACCGTGCCTCCGCTCTGCTCGCAAACGAAATCGATGCGGACCTGCTGCTGATCAGCACCGCGGTCGAGAAGGTGGCGTTGGGCTGGGGTACACCGGAGCAACGCTGGGTCGATCGGATGACTCTCGAGGAGGCGAAACGGCACCTTGCCGAAGGTATCCATTTCGCGAAAGGGAGTATGGCGCCGAAGATCGAGGCAGCGATCACGTTTCTTGAGGGCGGTGACCGAGAAGTCCTTATCACGAACCCGGAGAACATCGAGCGAGGTGTTGCGGGTGAGACCGGAACCCGGATCGTGCGATGACACCAGATCATGTCACGGGTTTGCGCTGCGTCATCTGTGGAAAGGTCTACACGCCCGACGAAACCGAGTATGTCTGTCCGGAGCATGGCGACGACGGCATCCTGGATGTCCTGTATGACTACGACCTGATCGGCTCTCGAGTCCAGCGGGAGGGCCTTGGAGCAGACTGGTCCATGTGGAGGTATCGACCGCTGCTTCCGATCGGGGCGGACGCTGCAGCCCCGCCCCTCGCCGTTGGGTGGACTCCTCTCTACGAGATATCCGAGCAGGCCGAGAGGCTGGGACTGGCCAGGCTCTGGATCAAAGATGGCGGGAGGGAACCGACCGCTTCGTTCAAGGATCGTGCGAGCGCAATCGCCATCGTCAAAGCCCGTGAGAAAGGGGCAACGGTGATCACGACCGCTTCGACGGGGAATGCTGCCGCGGCACTCAGCGGCCTCTGCGCGTCGGTAGGTCAAGACAACGTGATCTTCGTTCCCGGTTCCGCTCCAGAGGCGAAGATCGCCCAACTTCTCGCCTTCGGCTCGACGGTATTCGCGGTGCAGGGGACATACGACGACGCCTTCGAACTCTGTCTTCGCGTCGCGGAAGCGTACGGCTGGTACAACCGGAACACGGCCTACAACCCGTACATGAGCGAAGGCAAGAAGACGGCCGCGTACGAGATCGCGGAACAGCTTGGGTGGGAATCGCCGGATGCCGTGCTCGTGAGTGTCGGGGACGGCTGCATCATCGGGGGTCTGCACAAGGGCTTCAAGGACCTGCTTGCCCTGGGCTGGATCGATCGGATTCCCCGGCTCATCGGTGTCCAAGCCGGCGGAAGCAACTACCTGGCAGAGGCTTGGGCGACGGGCGAGGACGTACTGACCAAGCCTCCTATCGAAGCCCGGACCGTCGCGGATTCGATCTCGGCAGGGTTGCCAAGAGACCGGATCAAGGCGATGGCTGCGGTCGTCGAGACCGACGGCGCGTACGTGACCGTCGATGACAGCGAGATCCTGGCGGCGATCACCGCGATGGCGAGAGCCAGCGGTGTGTTTGGGGAACCGGCCGGCGCGGCAGCGTACGCCGGCCTCCTGAAAGCGAGGGAGCTCGGGTTGCTGACCGCCGCCGACAAGGCCGTTGTCCTCAACACCGGCAGCGGCCTGAAAGATATAGCGTCGGCAGTTCGAGCTGCCGGCATGGCAGGAAGTGTTCCGTACGAGATCCCTCCCACCCTGGAAGCTGTACGGGCGGTGATGGAGGCGCCGTGATTTCGCACGAGCCGCATCTTCCTCCCGTGTACGAAGTACCTTCCCTCCCAGACTGGAGATACCCATGATCGACCTCACCATCCACGAAGGCCCGCTGGAGCGGGCGCTGCAACGCGCCAGAGAGCGCAACATCATCATCCCCACGTTCGCTCAGCAGCGTGATCCGCGTCTCATCCCGGCCGCCATCAAGGAGAAGTTGCGGGGTGTGGGTCTCTGGGACCTCGACCCGATCAACCTGTTCAGGATCACCTGGAAGAACGAGCCGGTCTCCAGCGGCGGTGGCTTCGGGGGAGTGAACTTCATCGAGTATCCGAAGGAACTGACCGGCATCGAGGCGCGCATCGTGTCGCTGGTAGGGAAGTGGTTCCCGACAGGTGCCCACAAGGTCGGTGCGGCGTTCGGCTGTCTGGTGCCGCGACTGGTCACCGGACAGTTCGATCCGACGACCCAGAAGGCCGTGTGGCCTTCAACCGGCAACTACTGCAGAGGAGGAGCCTATGACTCGCATCTTCTCGCGTGCGACTCGGTCGCGATCTTGCCGGAGGGGATGAGCAAGGAGCGGTTCGAGTGGCTGGCGAAGGTCGCCGGTGAGGTCATCGCCACTCCGGGCACCGAGAGCAACGTGAAGGAGATCTTCGACAAGACCTGGGAACTCAGAGCGTCGGGCGAAGACGTCGTGATCTTCAACCAGTTCGATGAGTTCGGAAACTATCTCTGGCACTACACGATCACAGGTCCCGCCATGGCCGAAGTCCTCGCGCAAGTCATGGGCGCGGATGACCGCTATCGAGGGGTCGCTCTCACCACGGGATCCGCGGGAACGATCGGGTCGGGTGACTACCTCAAGCAGCAGTATCCCACCTCAAAGATCGTTGCCAGTGAGGCGCTGCAATGTCCCACGTTGCTTGAAAACGGGTTCGGGTCCCATCGCATCGAGGGCATCGGTGACAAGCACGTGCCGTGGATTCACAACGTGAAGAACACGGACTTCGTCACCGCCATCGACGACGAAGCGACGATGCAGCTCCTGCGACTGTTCAACGAACCTGTCGGTCAGGAGTACCTCATCGAACGTGGCGTGGCGGCGGAGTTCGTGGAGAAACTGCCTCTTCTCGGCATCTCCAGCATCGCCAACATGCTTTCTTCGATCAAGTTCGCGAAGTGGAACGAGATGAACCGCAGCGATGTCGTGATCACCGTTGCCACCGACTCGGTGGAGATGTACGAGTCGCGGCTCGAAGAACTGAATGAGCAGCGAGGAGCGTTCACACGAGAGGATGCCCTGATCGCCTACGAGCGGTACCTCATGGGGACCACGACCGACGCGATGGTCGAACTCGACTACCGGGGACGCAAGCGAATCCACAATCTCAAGTACTACACGTGGGTCGAACAGCAGGGCAAGACCTATGAGGAGATTCAGGCACAGTGGTACGACGATGACTACTGGACGTCGATTCAAAGCGAGGTCGAGGAGATGGATCGTCGCATCGAGGCGTTCAACGAGAAGAGCGGGTTGCCGGCGAAACTCGGCATCTGAGGTCGGGGCCCGCCGTATGGGGGGTCGGTGTCGAGATCGAGGGCGGTCGTAGGTAGCCTTCTCGTGAGGAGGTGGATGGGATGCGCGCACAGGTTCTGCACAGTCCTGCGACGATCACCGAGGCACCCCTGGTGCTGGAAGAGGTCCCCGACCCGGCGCCGGGTGCAGGTGAGATCCTGCTCGACGTCTCTGCGTGTGGTGTCTGTCGTACCGACCTCCAGGAGGTCGAAGGGGATCTGGATCTACACCGAAACCCCGTCATCCCCGGGCACCAGATCGTCGGAGAGGTGGCGGAAGTCGGTGCAGACGTCACCGGGTGGCATATCGGCGATCGTGCCGGTGTTGGCTGGCTCGGAGGATCATGCGGGCATTGTCGGTTCTGCCGCACAGGACGTGAGAACCTCTGCGAAGAAGCCGTGTTCACAGGGTGGGATCGCGATGGTGGTTACGCCGAACAAGTAACGGTGAACTCCGAGTACGCGTTCCGGCTGCCCGCCGATGAGCGAGATTTGGACGTCGCCCCCTTGCTGTGTGGAGGAGTGATCGGCTTCCGGGCACTGAAGGTGTCGGAGATACGCGCGGGTGGCCGGCTTGGACTGTACGGATTCGGAGCGTCGGCGCTTCTCGCACTTCAGGTGGCTCGCCACTGGGACTGTGAGGTGTATGTCGCGACGCGATCGGAGACGGAGCGGAAGCGAGCCCTCGAGATGGGAGCGGCGTGGGCCGGCGGCTACGAAGACCGCCCGCCGGTTCCCCTGGACGCCGCCATCACGTTCGCTCCCGTCGGATGGGTCGTCATCGAAGCACTGAAGTCACTCGATCGGGGCGGGGTGGTGGCGATCAACGCCATCCATCTGGATCACATCCCGGAGTTTCGTTATGAGGACCTTTGGTTGGAACGCCAGATCCGCAGTGTTGCCAATTTCACGAAAGCCGACGCCGAAGAGTTCCTGCGTCTTGCCGCAGAGATCCCGATCCGGACGGTCACACAGGAGTATGCGCTTGCCGATGCCAATACGGCGCTGCTCGACCTGAAGCGGGGGAGCGTCCACGGGGCAGCGGTACTGCGA
The DNA window shown above is from Gammaproteobacteria bacterium and carries:
- a CDS encoding ornithine carbamoyltransferase — protein: MQTGLRGRDMITTQEWTKDEIDTILDLAFDLKRKQALGEPHAYLRDKVLAMLFFFSSTRTRASFEAGMAQLGGHAMFMESRTTQISHGDTATEIGEILGRYSAGIAIRQVDWGVGNSYQRAVAEASRVPVLNMQCEMYHPHQILADVMTIIEKKGDPRGRTLNVSYAYASSYQKPLSVPQSLILLATRFGMNVRLTRPPEFKLMPEIVAQAEENARRSKGSFEILEDFEDGFRDADVVYAKSWGAMLTTTDDEESAAIGSKYTDWITDERRMALAKEDAIYMHPLPADRNVEVTDGVLDGPHSVVFDQAENRLHAQKAVMALTM
- the arcC gene encoding carbamate kinase, coding for MSNTRRSLVVVAIGGNSLIRDAEHRSVEDQYIAAGETDQHIAELIRTGWDVAITHGNGPQVGFILRRSELAKHELHEVPLDACGADTQGAIGYALQQNLYNDFLQLGIDKTVATIVTQVEVDAADPAFENPAKPIGTFMDAEAAARRREVDGWEVVEDAGRGWRRVVASPMPKRIVEIEAIRYLLGAGVVVICVGGGGIPVVADETGALRGVPAVIDKDRASALLANEIDADLLLISTAVEKVALGWGTPEQRWVDRMTLEEAKRHLAEGIHFAKGSMAPKIEAAITFLEGGDREVLITNPENIERGVAGETGTRIVR
- the thrC gene encoding threonine synthase, with translation MTPDHVTGLRCVICGKVYTPDETEYVCPEHGDDGILDVLYDYDLIGSRVQREGLGADWSMWRYRPLLPIGADAAAPPLAVGWTPLYEISEQAERLGLARLWIKDGGREPTASFKDRASAIAIVKAREKGATVITTASTGNAAAALSGLCASVGQDNVIFVPGSAPEAKIAQLLAFGSTVFAVQGTYDDAFELCLRVAEAYGWYNRNTAYNPYMSEGKKTAAYEIAEQLGWESPDAVLVSVGDGCIIGGLHKGFKDLLALGWIDRIPRLIGVQAGGSNYLAEAWATGEDVLTKPPIEARTVADSISAGLPRDRIKAMAAVVETDGAYVTVDDSEILAAITAMARASGVFGEPAGAAAYAGLLKARELGLLTAADKAVVLNTGSGLKDIASAVRAAGMAGSVPYEIPPTLEAVRAVMEAP
- a CDS encoding pyridoxal-phosphate dependent enzyme, with protein sequence MIDLTIHEGPLERALQRARERNIIIPTFAQQRDPRLIPAAIKEKLRGVGLWDLDPINLFRITWKNEPVSSGGGFGGVNFIEYPKELTGIEARIVSLVGKWFPTGAHKVGAAFGCLVPRLVTGQFDPTTQKAVWPSTGNYCRGGAYDSHLLACDSVAILPEGMSKERFEWLAKVAGEVIATPGTESNVKEIFDKTWELRASGEDVVIFNQFDEFGNYLWHYTITGPAMAEVLAQVMGADDRYRGVALTTGSAGTIGSGDYLKQQYPTSKIVASEALQCPTLLENGFGSHRIEGIGDKHVPWIHNVKNTDFVTAIDDEATMQLLRLFNEPVGQEYLIERGVAAEFVEKLPLLGISSIANMLSSIKFAKWNEMNRSDVVITVATDSVEMYESRLEELNEQRGAFTREDALIAYERYLMGTTTDAMVELDYRGRKRIHNLKYYTWVEQQGKTYEEIQAQWYDDDYWTSIQSEVEEMDRRIEAFNEKSGLPAKLGI
- a CDS encoding zinc-binding alcohol dehydrogenase family protein encodes the protein MRAQVLHSPATITEAPLVLEEVPDPAPGAGEILLDVSACGVCRTDLQEVEGDLDLHRNPVIPGHQIVGEVAEVGADVTGWHIGDRAGVGWLGGSCGHCRFCRTGRENLCEEAVFTGWDRDGGYAEQVTVNSEYAFRLPADERDLDVAPLLCGGVIGFRALKVSEIRAGGRLGLYGFGASALLALQVARHWDCEVYVATRSETERKRALEMGAAWAGGYEDRPPVPLDAAITFAPVGWVVIEALKSLDRGGVVAINAIHLDHIPEFRYEDLWLERQIRSVANFTKADAEEFLRLAAEIPIRTVTQEYALADANTALLDLKRGSVHGAAVLRA